The Chitinimonas sp. BJYL2 genome has a segment encoding these proteins:
- a CDS encoding aromatic ring-hydroxylating dioxygenase subunit alpha: MSKLESNQLLRAANAQLPISVYFDEDFYKLEREILFDRGPKYVGHELMVPNVGDYQVLEMYDKARMLKRTDQGVQLLSNICRHRQAIMLDGRGNNSHIVCPLHRWTYDNRGTLIGAPHFPDKPCLNLPNTGLQNWQGMLFELGTGGRDVEADLKDMGVARDLDFSNYMLHNVQVDTYEGNWKTFIEVYLEDYHVDPFHPGLGRFVSCDDLKWEFGAWHSVQTVGINNALAKPGSKTYDEWHKQVLAFNRGEVPKYGAIWLTYYPHVMVEWYPHTLVISTLLPEGPRRYKNIVEFYYTEEVALFEPEFMAAEQQAYQETAVEDMEIIRRMEEGRERLYKEGRDEFGPYQSPMEDGMLHFHEFMRREMGAHIPPMRG; the protein is encoded by the coding sequence ATGTCCAAGCTGGAATCCAACCAACTGCTGCGCGCAGCTAACGCGCAACTACCCATCTCCGTCTATTTCGACGAAGACTTCTACAAGCTCGAACGCGAAATCTTGTTCGATCGTGGCCCCAAATACGTGGGTCACGAGCTGATGGTGCCCAATGTGGGCGATTATCAAGTGCTCGAAATGTACGACAAGGCCCGCATGCTCAAGCGCACCGATCAGGGCGTGCAGCTGCTGTCGAACATCTGCCGGCATCGTCAGGCCATCATGCTGGATGGTCGCGGCAACAACAGCCATATCGTCTGCCCGCTGCACCGCTGGACTTACGATAACCGCGGCACGCTGATCGGTGCACCGCATTTCCCCGACAAACCCTGTCTGAACCTGCCCAATACCGGTTTGCAGAACTGGCAGGGCATGCTGTTCGAGCTGGGTACCGGTGGCCGGGATGTGGAGGCTGATCTGAAAGACATGGGCGTGGCCCGTGATCTGGACTTCAGCAACTACATGCTGCACAACGTGCAGGTGGATACTTACGAAGGTAACTGGAAGACCTTTATCGAGGTCTATCTGGAGGATTACCACGTCGATCCGTTCCACCCCGGCCTGGGCCGCTTTGTGTCGTGCGACGACCTGAAGTGGGAGTTCGGCGCCTGGCACTCGGTGCAGACCGTGGGCATCAACAATGCGTTGGCCAAGCCGGGCTCCAAGACCTACGACGAGTGGCACAAGCAGGTGCTGGCTTTCAACCGTGGTGAGGTACCCAAGTACGGCGCGATCTGGCTGACCTATTACCCGCATGTGATGGTGGAGTGGTACCCGCACACGCTGGTGATCTCGACCTTGCTGCCCGAAGGCCCGCGCCGCTACAAGAATATCGTCGAGTTCTATTACACCGAGGAGGTCGCGCTGTTCGAGCCCGAGTTCATGGCAGCCGAGCAGCAGGCCTACCAGGAGACGGCGGTGGAAGACATGGAAATCATCCGCCGCATGGAAGAAGGCCGCGAGCGGCTCTACAAGGAGGGCCGCGACGAATTCGGCCCTTACCAGAGCCCGATGGAAGACGGCATGCTGCACTTCCATGAGTTCATGCGCCGGGAGATGGGGGCACATATTCCGCCCATGCGTGGCTGA
- a CDS encoding DUF1456 family protein has protein sequence MINNDILRSLRYMLDISDTRIAAITKLANYEVDKTAVIAYLKKDEEEGYLDCPDEMLAHFLDGLIVHKRGRDENRPLQPVQLPLYNNMVLKKLRVAFELKEEDMLSILDKAGFAVSKPELSAFFRNPDHKNYRRCGDQFMRNFLKGLTLRIRPGA, from the coding sequence ATGATCAACAACGATATCCTGCGCAGCCTGCGCTACATGCTCGACATCAGCGACACGCGCATTGCCGCGATCACCAAGCTCGCCAATTACGAGGTCGACAAGACTGCCGTGATTGCCTACCTCAAGAAAGACGAGGAAGAAGGTTATCTGGATTGCCCGGACGAAATGCTCGCGCACTTTCTGGATGGCCTGATCGTGCACAAGCGCGGCCGCGACGAGAATCGCCCGCTTCAACCGGTGCAACTTCCGCTCTACAACAATATGGTGCTCAAGAAGCTGCGCGTGGCCTTCGAACTCAAGGAGGAGGACATGCTGTCCATACTCGATAAAGCGGGCTTTGCCGTATCCAAGCCCGAACTCAGTGCCTTCTTCCGCAATCCCGACCACAAGAACTATCGTCGCTGTGGTGACCAGTTCATGCGCAATTTCCTCAAAGGGCTGACGCTGCGCATTCGCCCCGGTGCCTGA
- a CDS encoding DUF2145 domain-containing protein: MKRSLALSGLLLTLALPAQAGKGCDERPVGPDELAQALNLALMVRNQLDRSTEQVVIIARIGRDMSQYGLRYSHAGFAWRDHPKGRWFLVHELNECNGDRSSLYHEGLGNLFIDIHAPEALVLTLPTSLQARLLPWLQQPHTLHQAHYNVVAYPFSTRYQNSNQWLLESLAAAMAPEGTVRDRASAQRWLQGAGYRPSTLRLNTFKRLGGRLFSENVEFNDHPPARRFAGKIDVVTVESIEAFLRQQRQLVGRQVMALPSTPKNQ, encoded by the coding sequence ATGAAGCGCAGTCTCGCTCTCTCTGGGCTGTTATTGACGCTAGCCCTGCCCGCGCAGGCGGGCAAAGGCTGCGATGAGCGGCCGGTAGGCCCGGATGAGCTGGCGCAGGCCCTCAATCTGGCCCTCATGGTGCGCAATCAGCTTGATCGCAGCACCGAACAGGTGGTGATCATCGCCCGGATTGGTCGGGACATGAGCCAGTATGGGCTGCGTTACTCGCATGCGGGTTTTGCCTGGCGGGACCACCCGAAAGGACGCTGGTTCCTGGTTCATGAACTCAATGAGTGCAATGGCGATCGTTCTTCGCTCTACCATGAGGGCCTGGGCAATCTGTTCATCGACATTCATGCGCCCGAGGCCTTGGTACTGACACTGCCCACCAGCTTGCAAGCCCGCTTGCTGCCTTGGCTGCAGCAACCCCACACGCTGCATCAGGCGCACTACAACGTGGTGGCCTACCCGTTCTCCACGCGCTACCAGAACTCCAACCAGTGGCTGCTCGAATCGCTTGCCGCCGCCATGGCCCCCGAGGGTACGGTGCGCGACCGGGCAAGCGCCCAGCGCTGGCTGCAAGGCGCCGGCTACCGGCCCAGTACCCTGCGGCTCAATACTTTCAAGCGGCTGGGTGGCCGCTTGTTCAGCGAGAATGTCGAGTTCAACGACCATCCCCCTGCTCGTCGCTTTGCCGGCAAGATCGATGTCGTCACGGTGGAATCCATCGAGGCCTTTCTGCGCCAGCAGCGGCAGCTTGTCGGGCGCCAGGTGATGGCGCTGCCTTCAACCCCAAAAAACCAATAA
- a CDS encoding glycine C-acetyltransferase: MNQDFLRHLDSELAAIREAGFFKPERVIASHQRADIRLADGKPVLNFCANNYLGLADDARLIAAAKKGVDDYGYGVASVRFICGTQSVHKDLEAAISGFLGTDDTILYSSCFDANGGVFETLLSDADAVISDELNHASIIDGVRLCKAQRYRYKNNDMADLEAQLQAADAAGGRFKLIVTDGVFSMDGFIADLKSICDLADKYQAIVMVDDSHAVGFIGPNGRGTPEHCGVSERVDIYTGTLGKALGGASGGYVAGRKPIIDLLRQRSRPYLFSNSLAPAITAASLEVFRILQSDGAALRARLKTNAELFRSKMAAAGFTLLPGVHPIIPVMLGDARLAGEMAAKLLDHGVYVIGFSFPVVPKGKARIRTQMSAAHSTEQVEQAVAAFTAVGKELGVI; this comes from the coding sequence GTGAATCAGGACTTTCTGCGCCACCTCGACAGCGAGCTGGCTGCCATCCGCGAAGCCGGCTTTTTCAAGCCCGAGCGTGTCATTGCCAGCCACCAGCGTGCCGATATCCGCCTGGCCGATGGCAAGCCGGTGCTCAACTTCTGCGCCAACAACTATCTGGGTCTTGCCGACGATGCACGCCTGATCGCCGCCGCCAAGAAAGGCGTGGACGATTACGGCTACGGCGTGGCCAGCGTGCGCTTCATCTGCGGCACGCAATCGGTACACAAGGATCTGGAAGCCGCGATCTCGGGCTTTCTGGGTACCGACGACACCATCCTCTATTCGAGTTGCTTCGATGCCAACGGCGGCGTGTTCGAAACGCTGTTGTCCGACGCTGATGCGGTGATCTCGGACGAGCTGAACCACGCGTCCATCATCGACGGCGTGCGCCTGTGCAAGGCGCAGCGCTATCGCTACAAAAACAACGATATGGCCGATCTGGAAGCCCAGCTGCAGGCGGCCGATGCCGCGGGCGGGCGCTTCAAGCTGATCGTTACCGATGGCGTGTTCTCGATGGATGGCTTCATTGCCGATCTCAAATCGATTTGTGACCTGGCCGATAAATACCAGGCCATCGTGATGGTCGATGACTCCCACGCCGTCGGCTTCATCGGCCCCAATGGCCGTGGCACGCCCGAGCACTGTGGCGTCAGCGAGCGCGTCGATATCTACACCGGCACACTGGGCAAGGCGCTCGGCGGCGCATCGGGTGGCTATGTAGCTGGCCGCAAGCCCATCATCGACCTGCTGCGTCAGCGCTCGCGTCCGTATCTGTTCTCCAATTCGCTGGCCCCGGCCATTACGGCTGCCAGCCTTGAAGTGTTCCGTATTTTGCAAAGCGATGGCGCGGCCTTGCGTGCACGGCTCAAGACCAATGCCGAGCTGTTCCGCAGCAAGATGGCGGCCGCCGGTTTCACGCTGCTGCCGGGCGTACATCCCATCATCCCGGTCATGCTGGGCGACGCGCGCCTGGCCGGCGAGATGGCGGCCAAGCTGCTTGACCACGGCGTCTATGTGATCGGTTTCAGCTTCCCGGTGGTGCCCAAGGGCAAGGCGCGTATCCGTACTCAGATGAGTGCCGCGCACAGCACCGAGCAGGTTGAGCAAGCCGTGGCTGCGTTTACGGCGGTGGGCAAGGAACTGGGC
- a CDS encoding MFS transporter, producing MSDHNQFALFKTRRFLPLFVTQFLGAFNDNLFKNAMLVMVTFFGLGFAGLDSATLVNAAAGIFILPFFLFSATAGQLAEKFDKASLARFIKLMEIAIMVVAGIGFYTRSAAVLMVCLFMMGVHSALFGPLKYSILPQYLNDRELLGGNGLIEMGTFVAILLGQIGGTLIVEHNPDNALVIAGACVLVAVLGFLTSRAMPAAPPQAKDLKINWNIFTETWRIIGLSRRNPTVFHSLMGISWFWFFGAVYLTQLPSFAKDVLGGNAEVYTLLVALFSVGVGLGSALCEALSGRKVEIGLVPFGSIGMCVFGIDLYFAHPVVPGHDIGALAFLADPTHWRLIADIALLGVFGGFFIVPLYALIQIKSEPEYRSRIIAANNILNSCFMVVSAGVSIALLQAGVNIPQLLLIVALMNIPVALYVYGLQPEFLMRFLVWIATHTMYRVKHEGLDNIPDEGPAILVCNHVSFMDALIIGGAVRRPVRFVMDHRIFKIPVLNFIFRTAGAVPIASAKEDPAMKERAFMKVQEYLSQGEVVCIFPEGKITYDGAINPFKPGVIELAQRSGAPVVPMALRGLWGSFFSRKDGSAMVKMPRRFWSRIELAASAPVAAAEADLPDLQARVTQLRGNHP from the coding sequence ATGTCCGACCACAACCAGTTCGCTCTCTTCAAGACCCGCCGATTCCTGCCGCTGTTCGTCACCCAGTTCCTCGGTGCGTTCAACGACAATCTGTTCAAGAACGCCATGCTAGTGATGGTGACCTTTTTTGGACTGGGTTTTGCCGGGCTCGACTCCGCCACGCTGGTCAATGCCGCAGCCGGCATCTTCATCCTGCCGTTCTTCCTGTTCTCGGCCACTGCCGGGCAGCTGGCCGAGAAGTTCGACAAAGCCAGCCTCGCGCGCTTCATCAAGCTGATGGAGATCGCCATCATGGTGGTAGCCGGGATCGGCTTCTACACCCGCAGCGCGGCTGTGCTGATGGTGTGTCTGTTCATGATGGGTGTGCACTCCGCGCTGTTCGGGCCACTCAAATATTCGATCCTGCCGCAGTACCTGAATGATCGCGAGCTGCTCGGCGGCAATGGCCTGATCGAAATGGGCACCTTCGTCGCGATCCTGCTAGGCCAGATCGGTGGCACGCTGATCGTGGAACACAATCCGGATAACGCGCTGGTCATCGCCGGTGCCTGCGTGCTCGTGGCCGTGCTGGGTTTTCTGACCAGCCGCGCCATGCCGGCTGCGCCGCCGCAGGCCAAAGACCTCAAGATCAACTGGAATATCTTTACGGAAACCTGGCGGATCATCGGCCTGAGCCGGCGTAATCCCACCGTATTCCATTCGCTGATGGGTATCTCCTGGTTCTGGTTCTTCGGTGCCGTGTACCTCACGCAGCTACCGAGCTTCGCCAAGGACGTACTCGGCGGCAATGCCGAGGTCTACACCTTGCTGGTGGCGCTGTTCTCTGTGGGTGTCGGTCTGGGTTCGGCGCTCTGCGAGGCCCTCTCGGGCCGCAAGGTCGAAATCGGCCTGGTGCCGTTCGGCTCGATCGGCATGTGCGTGTTCGGTATCGATCTGTACTTTGCCCATCCGGTCGTGCCGGGTCACGATATCGGTGCGCTCGCGTTCCTGGCCGATCCGACACACTGGCGACTGATTGCCGATATCGCCCTGCTGGGTGTGTTCGGCGGCTTCTTCATCGTGCCGCTTTATGCGCTGATCCAGATCAAGAGCGAACCTGAGTACCGCTCGCGCATCATTGCCGCCAACAATATCCTCAATTCCTGCTTCATGGTCGTCTCAGCCGGCGTCAGCATTGCCCTGCTGCAGGCGGGCGTGAACATTCCGCAGCTGCTGCTGATCGTGGCGCTGATGAACATACCGGTTGCGCTCTACGTCTACGGCCTGCAACCCGAATTCCTGATGCGCTTTCTGGTGTGGATTGCCACGCACACCATGTACCGCGTCAAACACGAAGGTCTGGACAACATCCCGGATGAGGGTCCGGCCATCCTGGTCTGCAACCATGTGAGCTTCATGGATGCGCTGATCATCGGCGGGGCAGTACGCCGGCCGGTGCGTTTCGTGATGGACCATCGCATCTTCAAGATTCCGGTGCTCAACTTCATCTTCCGCACTGCCGGTGCCGTACCGATTGCCTCGGCCAAGGAAGACCCGGCAATGAAGGAGCGTGCCTTCATGAAGGTGCAGGAATACCTGTCGCAGGGCGAGGTCGTGTGCATCTTCCCCGAGGGCAAGATCACCTACGACGGCGCCATCAACCCGTTCAAACCGGGTGTGATCGAACTGGCCCAGCGCAGTGGCGCGCCTGTGGTGCCCATGGCGCTGCGGGGTCTGTGGGGCAGTTTCTTCAGCCGCAAGGATGGCAGCGCCATGGTGAAAATGCCGCGCCGGTTCTGGTCGCGGATCGAACTGGCAGCCAGCGCGCCGGTCGCGGCAGCCGAGGCCGATCTGCCAGACTTGCAGGCACGGGTCACGCAATTGCGGGGAAACCATCCCTGA
- a CDS encoding ferredoxin--NADP reductase — MSTISTERVLSVHHWNDTLFTFTTTRDSGLRFENGHFVMIGLQVGEKPLMRAYSIASANYEEHLEFFSIKVPNGPLTSKLQHLKVGDEVLVSRKPTGTLVIHDLKPGKNLFLFGTGTGLAPFMSIIKDPETYEHFEKVILFHGVRYVNELAYADYIQEELPKNEFFGEVIRDKLVYYPSVTRETFRNQGRLTDLIENGKMCEDLGLPPLNPETDRAMLCGSPSMLKDTCALLDARGFKVSPRIGEPGDYVIERAFVEK; from the coding sequence ATGTCCACGATCTCCACCGAACGCGTCCTGAGTGTCCATCACTGGAACGACACCCTGTTCACTTTTACGACCACGCGTGACTCGGGTCTGCGTTTCGAGAACGGCCATTTCGTGATGATCGGCCTGCAGGTGGGTGAAAAGCCGCTCATGCGCGCTTACTCGATTGCCAGCGCCAATTACGAAGAGCATCTCGAATTCTTCAGCATCAAGGTGCCTAACGGCCCACTGACCAGCAAGCTGCAACACCTGAAGGTGGGCGACGAAGTGCTGGTGAGCCGCAAGCCCACGGGCACCTTGGTGATCCACGATCTCAAGCCCGGCAAGAACCTGTTCCTGTTCGGCACCGGCACCGGTCTGGCGCCGTTCATGTCCATCATCAAGGACCCGGAAACCTACGAGCACTTCGAGAAGGTGATCCTGTTCCACGGTGTGCGCTATGTGAACGAGCTGGCCTATGCCGATTACATCCAGGAAGAGCTGCCCAAGAACGAGTTCTTTGGGGAGGTGATCCGCGATAAGTTGGTCTACTACCCGAGCGTGACGCGCGAAACCTTCCGTAATCAGGGCCGCCTGACCGACCTGATCGAGAACGGCAAGATGTGCGAAGACCTGGGCCTGCCGCCTTTGAACCCCGAGACCGACCGCGCCATGCTGTGCGGCAGTCCGAGCATGCTCAAGGATACCTGCGCACTGCTGGATGCCCGTGGTTTCAAGGTATCGCCCCGAATTGGCGAACCGGGTGACTACGTAATCGAGCGGGCATTTGTGGAGAAGTAA
- a CDS encoding LysE family translocator: protein MNGIVDFPAFLLASTLLILSPGPGTLAILGSATASRRAGFAALAGTSTGDAILMAAAAIGAATLLAANPFAFSMLKYAGGGYLVWLGIQSLRAKEQGLSISAPGGGDPFRRSLFVTLLNPKAIVFFMAFFPQFVTPDSGAGAFVTLGVVFIALNCLYQALLITGAGFIIRHLDEAPHYALWVNRLLGAVFILFGVRLALG from the coding sequence ATGAACGGCATTGTCGATTTTCCGGCCTTTCTGCTGGCTTCCACTCTGTTGATACTCTCGCCCGGCCCCGGCACCCTCGCCATTCTGGGCTCGGCGACCGCTTCTCGTCGGGCGGGTTTTGCTGCGCTGGCGGGGACGAGCACAGGCGATGCGATCCTCATGGCTGCTGCGGCGATCGGTGCAGCGACGCTGCTGGCGGCGAACCCGTTTGCCTTCTCCATGCTCAAGTACGCCGGTGGCGGCTATCTGGTCTGGCTGGGTATCCAGAGCCTGCGGGCCAAGGAGCAAGGCCTGTCGATCAGCGCGCCCGGCGGCGGCGATCCGTTCCGGCGCAGCTTGTTTGTTACCTTGCTGAATCCCAAAGCCATTGTGTTCTTCATGGCCTTCTTTCCCCAGTTTGTAACGCCTGATTCGGGTGCCGGTGCCTTTGTTACCCTGGGCGTGGTGTTCATCGCGCTCAATTGTCTTTACCAGGCGCTACTGATTACCGGTGCCGGTTTCATCATCCGCCACCTTGATGAAGCACCGCACTATGCGCTGTGGGTGAACCGGCTGCTGGGCGCGGTGTTCATCCTGTTTGGCGTGCGCCTCGCGCTGGGCTGA
- a CDS encoding ABC transporter substrate-binding protein codes for MTIRSLRMGGLVAILLLMPAWAETRPAGLTFCAEDQDAFPWLLDDGRGLNVIMLSMVSRQIGIPIRIERQPWKRCMAMLQAGQFDGAFKASFVEERMAFGHYPMLGNKPDPARRMMSETYHFYRKKGAQVSWDGTRLSRLNGPVGAQSGFSIVAYLRSLSLGVSDSTKSVEPILRMLEAGRLGVVALQTGAADAALRKNPDWQHKIERMEPPIQTKPYYLMLSDALVQQSPQLSKQLWDTIAAVRESPEYLREVARFE; via the coding sequence ATGACGATCCGTAGCTTGCGAATGGGTGGCTTGGTGGCGATCTTGTTGCTGATGCCGGCATGGGCCGAGACCCGGCCGGCAGGGCTGACATTCTGCGCGGAAGATCAGGATGCCTTTCCCTGGCTGCTGGATGATGGCCGAGGCCTCAACGTGATCATGCTCAGCATGGTGTCACGGCAGATCGGTATCCCTATCCGTATTGAGCGCCAACCCTGGAAGCGTTGCATGGCGATGCTGCAGGCGGGGCAGTTTGATGGCGCGTTCAAGGCCAGTTTTGTAGAGGAACGCATGGCCTTCGGGCATTACCCGATGCTGGGTAACAAGCCCGATCCGGCGCGCCGCATGATGAGCGAGACCTATCACTTCTATCGTAAGAAGGGCGCACAGGTGAGCTGGGATGGCACTCGTCTGAGCCGCCTTAATGGTCCTGTAGGGGCGCAGTCAGGGTTCTCGATCGTGGCTTACCTGCGCAGCCTGTCCCTGGGGGTGTCGGACTCCACCAAATCCGTGGAACCAATCTTGCGGATGCTGGAGGCGGGACGTTTGGGGGTAGTGGCACTGCAGACGGGGGCAGCCGATGCGGCGCTGCGGAAGAACCCCGATTGGCAGCACAAGATCGAGCGGATGGAACCACCCATCCAGACCAAGCCTTACTACCTGATGCTTAGCGATGCGCTTGTGCAGCAGTCGCCCCAGCTGAGCAAGCAGCTATGGGACACCATCGCCGCCGTGCGTGAGTCTCCCGAGTATCTGCGCGAAGTGGCCCGATTCGAGTAG
- a CDS encoding DegV family protein produces MRIGIVTDSSCDLPRSFLDQHKIVIMPITIHGPKGDFIDTRDPVATLDFYRDVISHGEGGLSSSPFDSDQIRTLFLDRLVLEFDYVFCITLMKSRSLIFENATHASLRILNDYRPIRESAGIKAPFSLRVFDSGSLFTGQGLIVSEVARLAAADASSLDIIRHIERLAQHTQAFMVPAGLGQLRNQARARGDKSVGFLTYAIGSALDIKPIVRAYRGDTGPVGKVRGFEHGCDKLFDAAISQIKAGSLIAPTICISYGGDLSVVEAMPGYVRLLAEARPRKIEVLLCEMGTPAGVNVGIGAMSLAIASETEVKLD; encoded by the coding sequence ATGCGCATTGGTATCGTGACCGACTCAAGCTGCGATTTGCCCCGTAGCTTCCTCGATCAGCACAAGATCGTGATCATGCCGATCACGATCCACGGCCCCAAAGGCGACTTTATCGATACGCGCGATCCCGTCGCCACACTGGATTTCTACCGCGATGTGATCTCGCATGGCGAAGGCGGACTCTCTTCCAGCCCCTTCGATTCCGATCAGATCCGCACCCTGTTCCTGGATCGGCTGGTGCTGGAATTCGATTACGTGTTCTGCATCACGCTGATGAAGAGCCGCAGCCTGATTTTCGAGAATGCCACCCACGCATCGCTGCGCATCCTCAACGATTACCGCCCCATCCGCGAGTCGGCAGGCATCAAGGCGCCGTTCTCCTTGCGCGTGTTCGATAGCGGCAGCCTCTTTACCGGCCAGGGCCTGATTGTTTCCGAAGTGGCGCGGCTGGCCGCGGCAGACGCCTCCTCGCTGGACATCATCCGGCACATTGAGCGCCTTGCCCAACATACCCAAGCCTTCATGGTGCCCGCCGGCCTCGGGCAACTGCGCAATCAGGCGCGCGCACGCGGGGACAAAAGCGTGGGCTTTCTCACTTACGCGATCGGTAGCGCGCTCGACATCAAACCCATCGTCCGCGCCTACCGCGGCGATACCGGCCCGGTCGGCAAGGTGCGCGGCTTCGAGCATGGCTGCGACAAGCTGTTCGATGCGGCCATCAGCCAGATCAAGGCTGGCAGCCTGATCGCCCCGACCATCTGTATCAGTTATGGCGGCGATCTCAGCGTGGTGGAAGCCATGCCCGGTTACGTACGCCTGCTCGCCGAAGCCCGTCCACGCAAGATAGAGGTGCTACTGTGCGAGATGGGGACACCCGCGGGCGTCAACGTGGGTATCGGTGCGATGTCGCTGGCGATTGCCTCGGAAACCGAGGTCAAACTCGACTAA
- a CDS encoding O-succinylhomoserine sulfhydrylase, producing MSEEFEYHLDTLAVRAGQERSQFGEHSEALYLSSSFVADNAAQAAARFTGVEPGFIYSRFTNPTVSLFQERLAALEGAEAAVATASGMSAILALCMGHLKAGDHILASQGMFGATMQLFNNWLSRFGVTASYVDATNPAAWADAVKPETKLFYLETPSNPLTEIADIAAISAVAKRHGAIMVVDNCFCSPALQQPLKLGADLVIHSATKYIDGQGRVLGGAVVGSKALVEPVYQFLRTAGPTLSAFNAWVLLKGLETLGIRMKAHCDNALALAQWLEQQPAVAKVYYPGLPSHPQHELAKRQQSGGGGVVSFELHGGQPAAWKLIDSVRLMSRTANLGDVKTTITHPYTTTHGRLTPEAKATAGIREGLVRISVGIEHIDDLKRDLQLGL from the coding sequence ATGAGCGAGGAATTCGAGTACCACCTGGACACGCTGGCCGTGCGCGCCGGCCAGGAACGCAGCCAGTTCGGCGAGCATAGCGAGGCGCTGTACCTGAGCTCCAGCTTTGTGGCCGACAACGCCGCACAGGCCGCAGCACGGTTTACCGGTGTGGAGCCGGGTTTCATCTATTCGCGTTTTACCAACCCCACGGTGAGTTTGTTCCAGGAACGCCTGGCTGCGCTGGAAGGCGCCGAGGCGGCGGTGGCCACCGCCAGTGGCATGTCGGCGATTCTGGCGCTGTGCATGGGCCATCTGAAGGCCGGCGACCATATTCTGGCGTCGCAAGGCATGTTTGGCGCGACCATGCAGCTGTTCAATAACTGGCTGTCGCGCTTTGGTGTGACGGCCAGCTATGTGGATGCGACCAATCCAGCAGCCTGGGCTGATGCAGTCAAGCCCGAGACCAAGCTGTTCTACCTGGAAACGCCGTCGAACCCGCTGACCGAGATCGCCGATATTGCCGCCATTTCCGCAGTGGCCAAACGGCACGGCGCGATCATGGTGGTGGATAACTGCTTCTGCTCCCCGGCCTTGCAGCAACCGCTCAAGCTGGGGGCCGATCTGGTCATTCATTCGGCGACCAAGTACATCGACGGCCAAGGCAGAGTGCTGGGTGGTGCCGTGGTGGGCAGCAAGGCGCTGGTGGAACCGGTCTACCAGTTCCTGCGTACCGCGGGTCCTACGCTGAGCGCCTTCAATGCCTGGGTGCTGCTCAAGGGCTTGGAAACGCTGGGCATCCGCATGAAGGCGCATTGCGATAACGCACTGGCCTTGGCGCAGTGGCTGGAGCAGCAGCCGGCCGTGGCCAAGGTGTACTACCCTGGCTTACCCTCGCACCCGCAGCATGAACTGGCCAAGCGTCAGCAATCGGGTGGTGGTGGCGTGGTGTCGTTCGAACTGCATGGCGGCCAGCCGGCGGCGTGGAAGCTGATCGACAGCGTGCGCCTGATGAGCCGTACGGCCAATCTGGGCGATGTGAAGACGACGATCACGCACCCTTACACCACCACGCATGGCCGCCTGACACCGGAAGCCAAAGCGACAGCCGGCATACGCGAGGGCTTGGTGCGCATTTCAGTCGGTATCGAGCATATCGATGACCTCAAGCGGGATTTGCAGCTGGGTCTGTAA